A genomic region of Nitrospirota bacterium contains the following coding sequences:
- a CDS encoding response regulator, with protein MRRIMVIDDDPQIVDMLKQFLLARNYDAVGYDRALDGIRALADVKVDAIITDIVMPGMDGIEFLRAVRNVAPEIPVLLITAFPKMDFVRKALEHGAVDFLSKPLNLIQLEQAVKKMLERTDVPETAKLSWKEKRLSKKIHKRMQEKEIRNLEVLARIKWKLWDATEDFRKHPVFYLGAVLLSASLLWVVAEVTQRASAARQDPNSLPSLLRRAVEALEKDNELDSTRPR; from the coding sequence ATGAGACGAATCATGGTCATCGATGACGATCCACAGATTGTGGATATGCTGAAACAGTTTCTCCTGGCTCGGAACTACGACGCGGTGGGGTATGACAGGGCTCTCGACGGCATCCGCGCCCTTGCCGATGTTAAGGTCGACGCGATCATCACGGACATCGTCATGCCCGGAATGGACGGGATTGAATTCCTGCGCGCCGTGCGCAATGTGGCGCCCGAGATTCCGGTGCTCCTGATCACGGCCTTTCCCAAGATGGATTTCGTGCGCAAGGCGCTCGAACACGGCGCGGTTGATTTCCTGTCCAAGCCGCTCAATCTGATCCAGCTCGAACAGGCCGTCAAGAAAATGCTGGAGCGCACCGATGTGCCCGAGACCGCCAAGCTGTCCTGGAAGGAAAAGAGACTCTCCAAAAAGATCCACAAGCGGATGCAGGAGAAGGAAATCCGCAATCTGGAAGTTCTCGCCCGGATCAAATGGAAGCTCTGGGATGCCACGGAGGATTTCAGGAAACACCCCGTGTTCTACCTGGGCGCGGTCCTCCTTAGCGCGAGCCTCCTCTGGGTGGTGGCGGAGGTGACGCAGCGGGCGTCGGCAGCGCGTCAGGACCCCAATTCCCTACCGAGTCTGCTCCGCCGTGCGGTGGAGGCCCTGGAAAAGGACAACGAGCTGGATTCGACCCGGCCCCGGTAG
- the icd gene encoding isocitrate dehydrogenase (NADP(+)): MKKTKNSSPPTPKRSSFPAPPEGTAIEMTRGRVTVPSDPIIPYIEGDGTGPDIWKASVHVFDAAVEKAYRGQRLINWYEVFAGEKAFKTYGDWLPEHTLKAIRKYKVSIKGPLTTPVGEGHRSINVALRQVLDLYACVRPVRYFQGVVSPVKHPERVNFVIYRENTEDVYAGIEYKKGTPDANKLIRFLNRNFKRTIDKDSGIGIKPISVKGTKRLMRKAIQYAIENHRRSVTIVHKGNIMKFTEGAFREWAYEVATKEFAQHIVTEDEVYKSHGGVVPDGRIVVRDRIADSMFQQILLRPEEYDVLATPNLNGDYLSDAAAAQVGGIGMAPGANIGDHAAVFEATHGTAPKYAGQNKVNPGSLILSGVMMLEFLGWREAAQLIIKGIEKAIANRTVTYDLARQMEGAREVKCSEFGEEIIRNMA, encoded by the coding sequence ATGAAGAAGACGAAGAATTCCTCTCCTCCGACCCCAAAACGATCTTCCTTCCCCGCCCCGCCGGAAGGAACGGCGATTGAAATGACGCGCGGTCGAGTGACCGTTCCCTCCGACCCGATCATCCCTTACATCGAGGGTGACGGCACCGGGCCGGACATCTGGAAGGCGTCCGTCCACGTCTTCGACGCGGCCGTGGAAAAAGCCTACAGGGGGCAGCGCCTGATCAATTGGTACGAAGTGTTCGCCGGAGAAAAGGCGTTCAAGACCTACGGTGACTGGCTGCCCGAGCACACGCTCAAAGCCATTCGCAAGTACAAAGTGTCCATCAAGGGCCCGCTCACCACGCCCGTCGGTGAGGGGCATCGCAGCATCAATGTGGCGTTGCGCCAAGTGCTGGATCTTTACGCGTGCGTCCGGCCCGTCCGCTACTTCCAGGGCGTCGTCTCCCCCGTCAAGCATCCCGAGCGGGTCAATTTCGTCATCTATCGCGAAAACACCGAAGATGTATACGCCGGAATCGAATACAAGAAGGGCACGCCGGACGCCAACAAGCTCATTCGCTTTCTCAACAGGAACTTCAAGCGGACGATCGACAAGGACTCCGGCATCGGCATCAAGCCGATCAGCGTGAAGGGAACCAAGCGACTCATGCGCAAGGCCATCCAGTACGCCATCGAGAACCACCGCCGCAGCGTGACGATCGTCCACAAGGGCAATATCATGAAATTCACCGAGGGCGCATTCCGCGAATGGGCCTACGAAGTGGCCACGAAGGAGTTTGCGCAACACATCGTTACGGAGGACGAGGTGTACAAGAGCCACGGCGGCGTCGTGCCGGACGGCCGGATCGTGGTGCGTGATCGCATCGCCGACTCCATGTTCCAGCAGATTCTTCTCCGGCCCGAGGAGTACGACGTGCTCGCCACGCCGAACCTCAACGGCGATTACCTTTCCGATGCGGCGGCCGCGCAGGTCGGCGGCATCGGCATGGCCCCCGGCGCCAACATCGGCGACCATGCGGCTGTGTTCGAGGCGACCCACGGCACGGCGCCGAAGTACGCGGGACAGAACAAGGTCAACCCGGGCTCGCTTATCCTGTCCGGCGTGATGATGCTCGAATTCCTCGGATGGCGCGAGGCCGCTCAACTCATCATCAAGGGGATCGAGAAGGCCATTGCCAACAGGACCGTCACGTACGACCTCGCCCGCCAGATGGAGGGGGCGAGGGAAGTGAAGTGCTCGGAGTTCGGCGAGGAGATCATTCGGAACATGGCGTAG
- a CDS encoding glycosyltransferase, with translation MARPRVLWFGPRLFGPEKWGSLDVVRAGPDEGSDIQLPWQALYFLDPIAKEVKPDLLAVEAAYGFRIADLHHLGIPKVYTVWDPQISWEYERYYVPLFDAVAVSQREYLRDAESSGAQAVWFPHYSSLTPEECDGRPPGGFRPTDVCFVGNVESPFRFDRSRHDFLQSVAGSLPKEVTHHFGRGDWKEIYSRSKIVLNHSLKGEINLRLFEGMSCGALVLNPATGASLGGALQSAVHFAEYKPGDADSAVESIRSWLARKEDLDRVAREGHAAVRHGHLLFHRMGQWSGWVNEWSARGPRPIDPGHGNIHTALSLLSVILLRAFPMEGDHLEAFEKIANVYLEAALAACEQIPSASPSFAAAQFITAMVQTLRGDVFASHAALESVYGHPDFERLAPVIGEWVDSGSGTAKATVPASEAGGLGYLVQMVSRIVHSGKGLIGFRLDQTRAAPIEAKSL, from the coding sequence ATGGCCCGGCCGCGAGTGCTCTGGTTCGGTCCGAGGCTGTTCGGCCCGGAGAAGTGGGGAAGCCTCGACGTGGTGCGCGCGGGCCCGGACGAGGGGAGTGACATTCAGCTTCCATGGCAAGCCCTCTATTTTCTCGATCCCATCGCGAAAGAGGTAAAACCGGACCTCCTTGCGGTGGAAGCCGCCTATGGCTTTCGCATCGCCGACCTCCACCACCTGGGGATCCCGAAGGTGTACACCGTGTGGGACCCTCAAATCTCCTGGGAATATGAGCGATACTACGTTCCGCTTTTCGACGCGGTGGCCGTCTCTCAACGGGAGTATCTTCGCGACGCCGAGTCGTCGGGCGCCCAGGCCGTCTGGTTTCCGCACTACTCCTCGCTGACGCCGGAGGAGTGCGATGGGCGCCCCCCGGGCGGTTTCCGGCCGACGGACGTCTGCTTCGTGGGCAACGTCGAAAGCCCGTTCAGATTCGACCGCTCCCGGCATGATTTCCTGCAATCGGTGGCGGGAAGCCTCCCCAAGGAGGTCACGCACCATTTCGGCCGGGGCGATTGGAAAGAGATCTACTCCAGGTCCAAGATCGTGCTGAACCATTCCCTGAAAGGGGAAATCAACTTGAGACTGTTCGAGGGGATGTCGTGTGGCGCCTTGGTGCTGAACCCCGCCACCGGGGCATCGCTCGGAGGGGCGCTCCAATCGGCGGTCCATTTCGCGGAGTACAAACCGGGCGACGCGGACAGCGCGGTGGAATCCATCCGCTCGTGGCTGGCGCGGAAGGAGGATCTGGACCGGGTGGCCCGGGAGGGACATGCCGCCGTGCGGCACGGACATCTCCTTTTCCACCGTATGGGGCAGTGGAGCGGGTGGGTGAACGAGTGGAGCGCTCGCGGGCCGAGACCCATTGATCCCGGCCATGGCAACATCCACACCGCGCTCTCACTCCTGAGCGTCATTCTGCTGCGCGCGTTTCCCATGGAAGGCGACCACCTTGAAGCGTTCGAGAAGATCGCCAATGTCTACCTGGAGGCGGCGCTGGCTGCGTGTGAACAAATTCCCTCCGCCTCGCCGTCATTCGCCGCGGCGCAGTTCATTACGGCGATGGTGCAAACCCTGAGGGGGGATGTCTTCGCGTCCCACGCGGCATTGGAGTCAGTGTACGGCCATCCGGATTTCGAACGCTTGGCGCCGGTGATCGGGGAGTGGGTGGATTCCGGGTCGGGAACGGCGAAGGCGACGGTGCCGGCGAGCGAAGCGGGCGGGCTCGGCTATCTCGTCCAGATGGTGAGCCGGATCGTCCACTCCGGCAAAGGCCTGATCGGCTTCCGGCTGGATCAGACGCGGGCGGCTCCTATCGAGGCTAAGAGCCTCTAA
- a CDS encoding HAMP domain-containing histidine kinase, whose product MPFDDSVIPHIAHDLQNPLTSIQGYAQMILMTQGDQLPADAHRNLETVLLSCAQLRRMILTFSYLSQIQSAGFELQWAETSADGLVNKAVEAMAGYAEMQKKRLLTETSAPNPLRVDVVLLDLALQNAIANGLARVRGGGEVRVRSCEKAGGVCEISIEEAGPVISAEFRDAMFDAAQVDRIKRAGLKTDRALGLVLFKRVAELHRGSVGIESSETQTRIWMFLPVKRD is encoded by the coding sequence GTGCCTTTCGACGACTCGGTGATCCCTCACATTGCCCACGATCTCCAGAACCCACTCACTTCCATTCAAGGCTACGCACAGATGATTCTGATGACACAAGGGGATCAACTGCCTGCGGATGCGCACCGGAACTTAGAAACCGTCCTGCTCTCGTGCGCACAGCTCCGGCGGATGATTCTGACTTTCTCCTACCTTTCTCAGATCCAATCGGCGGGATTCGAGCTCCAATGGGCCGAAACATCGGCCGACGGCCTGGTGAACAAGGCTGTGGAGGCGATGGCGGGCTACGCCGAAATGCAAAAAAAGCGCTTGCTCACGGAAACGTCCGCCCCGAACCCGCTTCGAGTCGATGTGGTGCTGCTGGATCTGGCTCTTCAGAACGCGATTGCCAACGGCCTCGCGCGGGTGAGAGGTGGAGGGGAGGTGCGGGTCCGATCCTGCGAGAAGGCGGGAGGGGTGTGCGAGATCTCGATCGAGGAGGCCGGCCCGGTGATTTCCGCGGAATTCCGCGATGCGATGTTTGACGCGGCGCAGGTGGATCGAATCAAGCGGGCGGGACTTAAGACGGATCGTGCGCTTGGCCTCGTCCTGTTCAAGAGGGTGGCCGAGTTGCACCGCGGCTCCGTCGGCATCGAGTCGAGCGAAACGCAGACGAGAATCTGGATGTTCCTTCCGGTGAAGAGGGATTGA
- a CDS encoding hemerythrin domain-containing protein produces the protein MSTTTDAIRNHHRSLLNSLAGYTDHVLSGAQGGAARDLAAFLNEELLPHAQGEELHLYPALNPILRDHADATATMSMDHQWIENTIRQIDEIARTVPLAPEVDRPVLRERLSRLALQLLAVVTLHVRKEEEGYLPIMERHMSDEAQRDILERMHSAAEVDPSAEAPTGHGQCHCACGGHDARRTPNL, from the coding sequence ATGAGCACCACCACCGACGCCATTCGAAATCATCACCGCAGCCTTTTGAACAGTCTGGCTGGATACACCGACCATGTGCTGAGCGGAGCCCAGGGGGGGGCCGCAAGAGATCTGGCGGCCTTTCTCAACGAGGAGCTCCTGCCGCACGCCCAGGGCGAAGAACTTCACCTCTACCCGGCGCTGAATCCCATTCTTCGGGATCACGCGGATGCCACGGCCACGATGTCGATGGATCACCAATGGATCGAGAACACGATCCGGCAGATCGACGAAATCGCCCGCACCGTTCCACTCGCGCCGGAAGTCGATCGCCCAGTCCTGCGGGAACGGCTTTCGCGCCTTGCCCTGCAACTCCTGGCCGTAGTAACACTCCACGTTAGGAAGGAAGAAGAGGGCTATCTTCCCATTATGGAACGGCACATGTCGGACGAGGCCCAGCGTGACATTCTCGAACGGATGCATTCGGCCGCGGAGGTGGATCCCTCCGCTGAAGCGCCGACCGGGCATGGTCAATGCCACTGCGCATGCGGCGGGCATGACGCTCGCCGCACTCCCAACCTTTGA
- a CDS encoding radical SAM protein, which translates to MQLVKAVKGVAHFATGRLQNRPVHLNLEVTKFCNATCDFCDYWKTEEELRLDDYAEIVRKFKPMVVTLTGGEPMLRKDLPDIVRSIKQAAFFVHLSMVTNGSLLTLDKARALREAGLDQLCISLDYMGERHTKSRGCENLFEHIAEITQALPPMGYERVAFNTIIMEDNLDDLLPIVRFAKEREMYVNFSTYSSAKNGQTRHFISEASREKLLGTIRQLLLAKREMRNILSSDYYLSRIPDFFFGGGIDGCKAGIRWFQITPAGMVKPCAELPLLTHYKDFEPGADVINGCKACWYSCRGEEEAPLSFSRVTELAGFPVYSDPPSPRIAALLPAK; encoded by the coding sequence ATGCAACTCGTCAAAGCGGTCAAAGGTGTCGCGCACTTCGCGACCGGAAGGCTCCAGAACCGACCGGTCCATCTCAACCTGGAGGTCACCAAGTTCTGCAACGCCACCTGCGACTTCTGCGACTACTGGAAGACGGAGGAAGAACTGCGGCTCGACGACTACGCGGAGATCGTGCGCAAGTTCAAGCCGATGGTCGTCACCCTCACCGGCGGCGAACCCATGCTCCGCAAAGATTTGCCGGACATCGTCCGCAGCATCAAGCAGGCCGCTTTCTTCGTTCATCTTTCCATGGTCACGAACGGCTCCCTTCTCACGCTCGACAAGGCGCGCGCGCTTCGCGAGGCGGGACTCGATCAACTCTGTATCTCCCTCGATTACATGGGCGAGCGCCACACGAAATCGCGCGGTTGCGAGAATCTGTTCGAACACATTGCCGAGATTACCCAGGCCCTCCCACCGATGGGCTACGAACGCGTGGCCTTCAACACCATCATCATGGAAGACAACCTGGACGATCTCCTGCCCATCGTCCGCTTCGCGAAGGAGCGGGAGATGTACGTCAATTTCAGCACCTACTCCTCCGCCAAGAACGGCCAGACGAGGCATTTCATCTCGGAGGCCTCGCGCGAAAAACTCCTGGGGACGATCCGGCAGCTCCTCCTCGCCAAGCGCGAGATGCGAAACATCCTCAGCTCGGACTACTACCTGAGTCGGATCCCGGATTTCTTTTTCGGCGGCGGCATCGATGGGTGCAAGGCGGGTATCCGCTGGTTCCAGATCACTCCGGCCGGAATGGTGAAGCCCTGCGCCGAGCTTCCCCTCCTGACTCATTACAAGGATTTCGAGCCCGGGGCGGACGTCATCAACGGCTGCAAAGCGTGCTGGTACAGTTGCCGTGGAGAGGAGGAAGCCCCCCTGAGCTTCAGCCGCGTCACGGAACTCGCCGGTTTCCCGGTCTACTCCGACCCGCCCTCTCCCCGGATCGCGGCCCTCCTGCCCGCCAAATAA
- a CDS encoding type 1 glutamine amidotransferase, whose product MVNATAHAAGMTLAALPTFDAGHDGRITKGVCGARMTKSVLVLQHVEPEPVGRIAGALESVSASPTIVRVFLGDPVPADLGDASGLIVMGGPMGVYEQDRYPHLADEIRLIQAALKSRKPILGTCLGSQLLASALGSDIRKGKKKEIGWYPVTLSGEAVADPLWMDVPSSFTGFHWHGDVFTLPKGAVSLASSDLTTHQAFRYGGNAYGFLFHMEVTAPMIGEWTRAFEVELAEAGIPSAGILEGIETHLTALQAIGDIVYRRWVSLL is encoded by the coding sequence ATGGTCAATGCCACTGCGCATGCGGCGGGCATGACGCTCGCCGCACTCCCAACCTTTGATGCCGGCCACGATGGCCGGATCACGAAGGGAGTGTGCGGGGCACGAATGACGAAATCCGTCCTCGTTCTTCAGCACGTTGAACCGGAGCCGGTGGGCCGAATCGCGGGCGCTCTCGAAAGCGTTTCCGCATCCCCCACGATCGTGCGCGTATTCCTGGGGGATCCGGTGCCGGCCGATCTGGGCGACGCATCCGGACTGATCGTCATGGGCGGTCCCATGGGAGTGTACGAGCAGGATCGGTACCCCCATCTGGCGGATGAAATCCGATTGATCCAGGCTGCCCTCAAGAGCCGCAAGCCGATTCTCGGCACCTGCCTCGGGAGCCAACTTCTCGCCTCGGCCCTTGGATCTGACATTCGCAAAGGAAAGAAGAAGGAAATCGGATGGTATCCCGTGACCCTCTCAGGCGAAGCGGTCGCCGACCCGCTCTGGATGGACGTTCCATCGAGCTTCACGGGGTTCCACTGGCACGGCGACGTTTTCACGCTTCCGAAGGGGGCCGTCTCACTCGCGTCCTCCGACCTCACGACGCACCAAGCTTTCCGATACGGCGGAAACGCCTACGGTTTCCTTTTCCACATGGAAGTCACGGCTCCCATGATTGGGGAATGGACCCGCGCGTTCGAGGTCGAACTGGCCGAGGCCGGAATTCCATCCGCAGGAATTCTGGAGGGCATCGAAACACACCTGACGGCTTTGCAGGCGATCGGCGACATCGTCTACCGCCGCTGGGTTTCGCTCCTGTAG
- a CDS encoding response regulator, with amino-acid sequence MAHQPLAQSGRVLVVDDEAQVRELTARLLRGAGWLVDEASSGEQALELLVATPPDLVLLDIQMRGMSGHKVLEAIRSSAATRLLPVIMLTGAGTRDDKLRAIQEGVTDFITKPFDTEELIARVGSLIRIKWFTDELEEAERVIITLARTIDARDRYTAGHSERVSRFAGLLGERIGLNDMELRAVRRGALFHDLGKIAVRDDVLLKKGALTPEEQNHMKIHPVAGRELIQPMKSMSYALDVVYHHHERMDGSGYPAGLSGEAIPLAARITMTADIYDALTSDRVYRPAVTRERAIEMMTEEARKGWRDARLLDEFKGVLEKIPEGLPG; translated from the coding sequence ATGGCCCATCAACCCTTGGCTCAATCCGGTCGCGTGCTGGTAGTGGACGACGAAGCACAGGTTCGCGAATTGACCGCCCGACTCCTGCGTGGCGCCGGCTGGCTGGTGGATGAGGCCTCAAGCGGGGAGCAGGCTCTGGAGCTGCTTGTGGCGACGCCGCCGGATCTCGTTTTGCTGGACATCCAGATGCGGGGGATGAGCGGCCACAAGGTTCTTGAGGCCATCCGCTCGTCCGCGGCAACGCGCTTGTTGCCGGTGATCATGTTGACGGGCGCGGGGACGCGCGACGACAAGCTCCGGGCGATTCAGGAAGGGGTCACTGACTTCATCACCAAGCCATTTGATACGGAGGAACTTATCGCGCGTGTTGGCTCACTCATTCGGATCAAGTGGTTCACGGACGAGCTGGAAGAGGCGGAACGCGTCATCATCACGCTGGCCCGAACCATCGATGCGCGCGACCGCTACACGGCCGGGCACAGCGAGCGTGTGTCGCGATTCGCGGGACTGCTGGGAGAGCGGATCGGTTTGAACGACATGGAACTCCGGGCGGTGCGCCGCGGGGCGTTGTTTCATGATCTGGGCAAGATCGCCGTCCGAGACGACGTCCTTCTCAAGAAGGGTGCCCTTACCCCCGAGGAACAGAATCACATGAAAATCCATCCCGTGGCCGGCCGCGAATTGATTCAGCCCATGAAAAGCATGTCCTACGCCTTGGACGTGGTGTATCACCACCACGAACGGATGGACGGATCCGGATACCCCGCGGGATTGAGCGGCGAGGCGATTCCCTTGGCGGCGCGCATCACCATGACGGCCGATATCTACGATGCGCTCACCTCGGATCGGGTGTATCGGCCCGCGGTGACCCGGGAGCGGGCGATCGAGATGATGACGGAGGAGGCCCGCAAGGGTTGGAGGGACGCGCGGCTGCTGGACGAATTCAAGGGCGTGTTGGAAAAAATACCGGAAGGGCTTCCCGGCTGA
- a CDS encoding response regulator, which translates to MGGAPQLSVHGSPAPSVLVADDDESVLTLLGDVLTQMGLRVVKARGGIEAMAMFRKERPDLVILDIDMSPPDGVEICRRIKSDPVTALTPVVMVTGVGTSKEKLKSFEYGADAYFEKPVNLWELQARLKGLLRTKKLTDHLRERKGGGDLGPRVPVPSPVLLTPSPAGGRGGGVRVSTARGESSAASSGESGLKILIAEDEAATLDLLRSFFQTKGYEVALAEDGKEALARFKPGTFAAVLLDVNMPGLSGLQALEEIRRQDAHVPVVMLTAVRDRTVAHKAIDLGANDYILKPFNLEALEKNLIVKILMNEFA; encoded by the coding sequence ATGGGCGGTGCGCCCCAATTATCGGTTCATGGCTCGCCAGCACCTTCGGTGCTGGTGGCGGACGACGACGAATCCGTTCTTACCCTTCTGGGCGACGTGCTCACGCAGATGGGGCTTCGGGTGGTGAAAGCGCGGGGCGGGATCGAGGCGATGGCCATGTTCCGAAAGGAGCGGCCGGATCTCGTGATCCTGGATATCGACATGTCGCCGCCGGACGGCGTGGAAATCTGCCGTCGAATTAAGTCCGACCCGGTGACCGCCCTGACCCCCGTAGTCATGGTGACGGGGGTGGGGACGTCCAAGGAGAAGCTCAAATCCTTCGAGTACGGCGCAGATGCATACTTTGAGAAGCCCGTGAATCTGTGGGAGTTGCAGGCCCGACTCAAAGGACTGCTGAGGACGAAGAAATTGACGGATCATTTGCGGGAGCGCAAGGGTGGGGGCGATCTTGGCCCAAGAGTCCCGGTTCCATCACCTGTCCTCCTGACACCCTCTCCCGCCGGCGGGAGAGGGGGAGGGGTGAGGGTGTCCACGGCGCGAGGTGAATCCAGCGCGGCGTCTTCCGGGGAATCGGGATTGAAAATCCTCATCGCCGAGGACGAAGCGGCCACCTTGGATCTGCTTCGTTCGTTTTTCCAGACCAAAGGGTATGAGGTGGCTCTGGCGGAAGACGGCAAGGAGGCGCTGGCCCGGTTCAAGCCGGGAACGTTCGCCGCCGTTCTTCTGGATGTGAACATGCCGGGCTTGAGCGGCCTCCAGGCGCTCGAAGAAATCCGCCGCCAGGACGCGCACGTGCCGGTGGTCATGCTTACCGCGGTGCGGGACAGGACGGTGGCTCATAAGGCGATCGACCTGGGGGCGAATGACTACATCCTCAAACCGTTCAACCTCGAGGCCCTGGAGAAAAACCTCATCGTCAAGATCTTGATGAATGAATTTGCGTGA
- the mdh gene encoding malate dehydrogenase, with protein MGKRAKITVVGAGNVGATAAHWAATRRLGDVVLVDIVEGIPQGKALDLLQSGPVDGFDVSVVGSNDYAATANSDIVVVTAGLPRKPGMSRDDLLKKNADIVGDVIRKVTAQSPNCFLIMVTNPLDAMCYLAKKLSGFPKNRVFGMAGILDSTRFRTFIAQAAGVSVQDVDALVLGGHGDTMVPLPRFSTIAGLPISLFLPKETIDKLVQRTRDGGAEIVNLLKAGSAYYAPSRSVIEMVEAILFDQKRILPCTVYLDGEYGAKDVYVGVPVKLGAGGVEKIIEIALIDEEKKAFEKSVNAVRELITKL; from the coding sequence ATGGGTAAGAGAGCAAAGATCACCGTTGTCGGCGCAGGAAACGTCGGCGCCACCGCCGCTCACTGGGCCGCCACCCGCAGGCTCGGCGACGTCGTTCTCGTTGATATTGTCGAGGGTATCCCGCAGGGCAAGGCCCTGGATCTTCTCCAGTCCGGCCCCGTGGATGGATTCGACGTTTCCGTGGTCGGTTCGAACGACTACGCCGCCACGGCCAATTCAGACATCGTGGTAGTCACCGCGGGACTGCCCCGAAAGCCCGGGATGAGCCGGGATGACCTTCTCAAAAAGAACGCGGACATCGTGGGGGACGTCATTCGGAAGGTCACCGCCCAATCCCCCAACTGCTTCCTCATCATGGTCACCAATCCGCTCGATGCCATGTGCTACCTGGCGAAGAAGCTCAGTGGTTTTCCCAAGAACCGCGTCTTCGGCATGGCCGGCATTCTCGACTCCACGCGTTTCCGCACATTCATCGCGCAGGCCGCCGGTGTGTCGGTTCAGGACGTCGACGCCCTCGTGCTCGGCGGACACGGCGACACGATGGTCCCGCTTCCCCGTTTTTCAACGATCGCGGGGTTGCCCATTTCCCTCTTTCTTCCCAAAGAGACGATCGACAAACTGGTTCAGCGCACGCGGGACGGCGGCGCGGAGATTGTCAATCTCCTGAAGGCCGGCAGCGCCTACTACGCGCCCTCGCGGTCCGTCATCGAAATGGTCGAAGCCATCCTCTTCGACCAGAAGCGGATTCTGCCCTGCACGGTTTACCTGGACGGCGAATACGGCGCGAAGGACGTGTATGTCGGCGTACCGGTGAAATTGGGCGCGGGCGGGGTGGAGAAGATCATCGAGATCGCGCTGATCGACGAGGAGAAGAAAGCATTCGAGAAATCCGTCAACGCCGTTCGGGAGCTGATCACGAAGCTGTGA
- a CDS encoding GGDEF domain-containing protein produces the protein MDSRNTWMSYALLVVGALVPWLATYVESGRLPRTPEETTSELITTVFILFLGYAGLSIIRKQNTVLQEQNQLLETQSRTDGLTGLYNHRSFLDALRAEVKSAELRGNQLSLAFLDLDGFKELNDSLGHVEGDRILREVAKLLRTHLGRVTEWVFRYGGDEFAVIVPGKSSAQVAQMIEPLVGDLELSSHGRCSVSAGVAQWKRGISAGDLVKMSDSAMYRAKDNQESRVVEA, from the coding sequence ATGGATTCACGAAACACGTGGATGTCGTATGCTTTGCTGGTGGTTGGCGCGCTTGTGCCGTGGCTCGCCACGTACGTGGAGAGCGGCCGGCTCCCGCGCACGCCTGAGGAGACCACTTCCGAGTTGATCACCACCGTGTTCATTCTGTTCCTCGGGTATGCCGGACTCTCCATCATCCGCAAACAGAACACCGTACTGCAGGAACAAAACCAGCTTCTCGAGACACAATCGCGTACCGACGGCCTGACCGGGTTGTACAACCACCGCTCGTTTCTGGACGCGCTCAGGGCCGAGGTGAAATCCGCGGAGCTCCGCGGCAATCAACTTTCTCTCGCGTTTCTGGACCTGGACGGTTTCAAGGAACTCAACGACTCCCTCGGACATGTGGAAGGAGACCGCATCTTGAGGGAGGTGGCCAAACTTCTGCGCACGCATCTGGGGCGGGTGACCGAATGGGTGTTTCGCTATGGCGGAGATGAGTTTGCCGTGATCGTGCCGGGGAAATCGAGCGCTCAGGTGGCCCAGATGATCGAACCTCTGGTGGGCGATTTGGAACTGAGCAGCCACGGGCGCTGTTCGGTGAGCGCCGGCGTGGCGCAGTGGAAGCGGGGGATTTCCGCCGGTGATCTGGTGAAGATGTCGGACAGCGCCATGTACCGGGCGAAGGACAATCAAGAGAGCCGGGTGGTGGAGGCGTAG
- a CDS encoding PaREP1 family protein — protein sequence MSPKADHYVALSDQYWQHSQKLISEEDWPQASEKLWGCAAELVKALAEERGWPHDGHATLFKIIGRIAQETGLKDLQKFFADASALHINFYEGWLTPEQVKALADEVSILREQLRRLLELPS from the coding sequence ATGTCGCCAAAGGCCGATCACTACGTTGCCCTGAGCGATCAGTATTGGCAGCATTCCCAGAAATTGATCTCGGAAGAGGATTGGCCTCAAGCCTCCGAGAAGCTCTGGGGATGCGCCGCTGAACTGGTCAAGGCCTTGGCCGAAGAGCGTGGGTGGCCTCACGACGGACACGCCACTCTTTTCAAGATCATCGGGAGAATTGCGCAGGAAACCGGCCTCAAAGACCTCCAGAAATTCTTTGCCGACGCAAGCGCCCTCCACATCAATTTTTACGAAGGGTGGCTCACGCCTGAGCAGGTGAAGGCGCTGGCCGATGAGGTATCAATCCTTCGAGAGCAACTCCGGCGCCTTTTGGAACTGCCCTCCTGA